The genomic window TCTGTTATATCTAGTTTGATCTCCATCTGTTATATCTCGTTTGATCTCTATCTGTTATATCTAGTTTGATCTCTATCTGTTATATCTAGTTTGATCTATATCTGTTATATCTAGTTTGATCTCTATCTGTATATCTAGTTTGAGCTGTATCTGTATATCTAGTTTGATTTATATTTGTTATATCTAGTTTGATCTCTATCTGTATATCTAGTTTGATTTATATCTGTTATATTTAGCTTGATCTCTATCTGTTATATTTAGTTTGATCTCTATCTGTTATATCTAGTTTGATCTCTATCTGTTATATCCAGTTTGATCTATGAATGAAATAATTTCGCAGACGGACACTTGTGGCGCTTTcaagaaattaattcgtaaaaacaTTCCCACTCTTTACATAAAGTATACAGGCTGTTTATTGTTGGTGTGTCTCTCAGCGGAGGGGTTGCGTTACAAATGCAAAAGGCCGCCCAGAGCTCAGATGATTATAAAACGAATTATAAAAGAAGGACAGTGACTTTAAAAAGCAGTTTGCTGACCTAGCGTCACACATACTCTTTTCGTCTGTGACCTGGCTATGGAAAATTGTGGCAGGTAAATAAGAAACTAATCAGTACATAACATTCCCTTTCTACATACAGCAAGCAAGCTGTGTACACGCGATGTGTCTTTAAGCGGAGGGATTGCTTTACCCATGCAACACGCAACTAGAGCTCAGATCATTAACCGAAATACACAAGAAGGACAGTGCCTTTAACAAGCAGTTTGCTGACCTAGCAGTTTGCTGACCTAGCGTCACATGCACTCTTTTTGTCTGCGACCTACTAGCCATGGTGCATGCAGGGAGGTCTTCAACTTGCTGTTAATTTCGGCCATGAAAACCTAAATGTACGCAAGAGATTTGCTTGTGACAAACATACAGAGTTGATAGTATACAAGTACGTATCTAGTACAGCTGGGATGATGGATAAAACGAAACGACAGAAAAAAGGATCCTGGACTTACTTCAAGGGAAAATCAACAGTAAAACAGTTTGTATTATCTGTTTCTTTTGTtgtaaaagaaaacattgaaTGTCAAGAAATTAGACAAGTAAGCGACAGCGTAGGTAGTTtataacacccccccccacacacacacacacacacacacacacacgcacacacacacacgcacaaacacacaaacacacacacacacacacacacacgcacacacacagagccattTTTCATcataaatatttcttttttgcgCCAACTGTTTCGTTTGCAATCTCCACAtgattttgatttttgatttgacCCACAGGaacttgtatcaaagcgccggcCAATTGAAGTGTCCTACTGGTATCACTAGTAATGAATACAAGTAGTAACAATTGAAGTGTCCTACTGGTATCACTAGTAATGAATACAAGTAGTAACAATTGAAGTGTCCTACTGGTATCACTAGTAATGAATACAAGTAGTAACAATTGAAGTATCCTACTGGTATCACTAGTAATGAATACAAGTAGTAACAATTGAAGTGTCCTACTGTATCACTAGTAATGAATACAAGTAGTAATAgtactccgtcgcgatataaccttaaatggttgaaaacgacgttaaacaccacataaagaaagaaagtaatagTACTACAGTAAGGATAAAGGAGTATGATACTTCAATCGACCGGTGCtctgatacaagctcctgtgatttGACACACACAGGGAGCATTCTGGCTTCTGATCGTGGTCCTGGCATGGGTCATCATAGGACTTCTCCAAGTCGGCTACCCTCGACGTTCTTCAAAAAGTTATCTGCAAACATTTTCTAGTAACGAAGATAAGAAGACGAGGAAAGTGACAAATGTTGCCAGCAATTTCAATGATTTTCCCAGGAATGTCCACAATGTTGCACATGATTTAAACCATGTTGCTGGCGAGGAAAAGGAAGCTGCCGGTGATCCCGTTCTCGTCAGTGACTTGAAAGATGATCACTATGATGGTGATGGCGATTCCAACAATGTTgccaatgacgtcatcaatgttGCCAGTGATTTACGGCTTGTCAATGACGCGGCGAAAGATGTCGTCACTGACTTGGACGATCCTGTCAATCACCGAGCGGACATGGAAAGTGAAAGCATTGACGTCATTTACATCGAGCAGGCAAAACTCGACCAGGAGCATAATAATTCCACTGCCAAACGTTCTGCCAGTGAAAAGAAGCTTAGCAAGAAACCCTCGGGTACCCCTGGTGTGAAAGATGCAAATAAACATGACAGACACATCAGAGGAGACAACCGTCACGTCATTCCTGCTGATGACGTAAAACATGACGTCAAAGGTCCACATTTTCAAGCGAAAGGTAAAATCAGAGGAAAAGGTTATCCCCTCAGAAATGTCAAAAGAAAAGATGTTGGAACTGATTCAGATCACACAGGACAAGTAGCACGACCAAAGTCAGCAGTTACCTTGACTGCTCCCAATGCTGCACGCATCAAGCGCCATCGTCGGGCAATTCTCTATTCTTGCAAGTGAGTcggatttttgttgtttttacaattattttgtcCAATGATTATTATCTCCAACTTGTGTATGTGGAACAAACGTAGAATTTTCTTACACATGTTTGAGACTACGCATATATCTTTAATATTAGGGTAGTATAGCATGACGTCTGATCTCTGACCTGTCTGTGAAATGCAAGTTGTATGCATGGCGTCTGATCTTTGACCTGTTTTCATGTGCATTTGAAGTAGatctgtactgtgtgtgtgtgtgtgtgtgtgtgtgcactgtgtgtgtgtgtgtgtgtgtgtgtgtgtgtgtatgtgtgtgtgtatgtgtgtgtgtgtgtgtgtgtgtgtgtgtgtgaagagagaTTCTAAGAAAACCTCCGAAAACTGACCATAAACCGTGAAAACAAGTGTCAGTAACATGTACGGGAGGATCGAACGCTAGTTTCAATGAAACGTCGATCGCTATCAAGAAAATTCAAACGATGTTGTCCACAACAGCAAGATCACAATCTGCGGAGGGTGGGCTGACCGGCAGAAGGGGGTGGTCAGTGCCTATGTCCTGTCCGTGCTGCTGGACAGAGACTTCAAGCTGGACATGCCCCGGCCCTGTGACGTCTCGGTCTTCTTGGAACCCAACAAGGTAGGGATCTCGTACTTGTTATATTTAAAGCATGCTGCTGACGGGTCATTTTTGAAAACCCTAGAAATTGTCAGATTGgatcgtttttatatttagtcaagttttgactaaatattttaacatcgagggggaatcgaaacgagggtcgtggtgtatgtgcgtgtgtctgtgtgtgtgtctgtgtgtgtgtgtgtgtgtgtagagcgattcagactaaactactagaccgatctttatgaaatttgacatgagagttcctgggtatgaaatccccgaacgtttttttcatttttttgataaatgtctttgatgacgtcatatcctgcttttcgtgaaagttaaggcggcactgtcacgccctcatttttcaaccaaattggttgaaattttggtcaagtaatcttcgacgaagcccggacttcggtattgcatttcagcttggtggcttaaaaattaattaatgactttggtcattaaaaatctgaaaattgtaaaaaaaaataaaaatttataaaacgatccaaatttacgtttatcttattctccatcgtttgctgattccaaaaacatataaatatgttatatttggattaaaaacaagctctgaaaattaaatatataaaaattattatcaaaattaaattgtccaaatcaatttaaaaacactttcatcttattccttgtcggttcctgattccaaaaacatatagatatgatatgtttggattaaaaacacgctcagaaagttaaaacaaagagaggtacagaaaagcgtgctatccttcttagcgcaactactaccccgctcttcttgtcaatttcactgcctttgccatgagcggtggactgacgatgctacgagtatacggtcttgctgaaaaatggcattgcgttcagtttcattctgtgagttcgacagctacttgactaaatattgtattttcgccttacgcgacttgttctttcttcctttctttcttgttcctCCTAATATTTCTTTTCtctagttctttctttcttttctttctttctttgtctcgttctttctttcttttattctttctgCCTTTGTTgtcttctttcgttctttctttccaaCGACAACTCGTCAGTGCGATGTGTTTGAGCGTCTGTCTGCTTACGCTCTGGGCTGGTGTGCACGGGAAGGTATCAGCTAGGTGGGAACCAGccgcggggtcggattggtttGTATCCCAACAAATGTCGATTTCAACTTACCCGACCCTACGGCTGGTGTCCACCCAGTTAGAGTTGTATGCACCCCAGCCCTGGTAGCAGTTTTGCAAAATGGCTATCTAGAGTTGGCCTATTCATGATGTTTAAAATAGCGCAGTGAACGGGGTTTTATTCAGTTGTTGTCGCTTTTCTGTGTTAATTGTTTCTCAAAAACATTGCACAGCCGTCGAGCTTGCATTCAGTCGTTTGCGCTTTCCTATGTCACATAATCATCAAAAACCACACTGGTCTCTCTACAGTTTCTTattgtgacagggagactactgcgtcacccttcACAGCTGACTCTGCAGTTGTCTCCCAGCGAAGCGCGCGAGCTGTTTCTAGCTCGACGTATCTTCTACGTCGCTGGCAACTGTGAATTgcagagttctgtttgtgatagggtccgGCTGCTGCTGGCTCCTTGTATCAGAATATTTTAAGAATACCCCTTCTTATCCAGGTATCTCTAATGACAACTAATAATTAGATGAGCGGTAGGAACGGTGATGACATACTGTacataaaaaacgctcgcgctggacccgagtactcttcagactggctcgctcccccagtatgaacgtttttgtcttgtgcacgtttaagaccaagtgattgatctgtgtgaattacagacATTCCCatgtcttggtgggagcaacaCAACGtgtgatttggaacattggagaaaacaGTGAGTTACGGGTGATGTAAGATCTACacgtcttggtgggagcaacaCAACGtgtgatttggaacattggagaaaacaGTGAGTTACGGGTGATGTAAGATCTACacgtcttggtgggagcaacaCAACGtgtgatttggaacattggagaaaacaGTGAGTTACGGGTGATGTTAGATCTACacgtcttggtgggagcaacaCAACGTGTGATTTGGAACATTAGAGAAAACAGTGAGTTACGGGTGATGTAAGATCTACacgtcttggtgggagcaacaCAACGtgtgatttggaacattggagataACAGTGAGTTACGGGTGATGTTAGATCTACacgtcttggtgggagcaacaCAACGtgtgatttggaacattggagaaaacaGTGAGTTACGGGTGATGTTAGATCTACacgtcttggtgggagcaacaCAACGtgtgatttggaacattggagataACAGTGAGTTACGGGTGATGTTAGATCTACacgtcttggtgggagcaacaCAACGtgtgatttggaacattggagaaaacaGTGAGTTACGGGTGATGTAAGATCTACacgtcttggtgggagcaacaCAACGtgtgatttggaacattggagataACAGTGAGTTACGGGTGATGTAAGATCTACacgtcttggtgggagcaataCAACGtgtgatttggaacattggagataACAGTGAGTTACGGGTGATGTAAGATCTACacgtcttggtgggagcaacaCAACGtgtgatttggaacattggagataACAGTGAGTTACGGGTGATGTAAGATCTACacgtcttggtgggagcaataCAACGtgtgatttggaacattggagataACAGTGAGTTACGGGTGATGTAAGATCTACACGTCTTGGTGGTAGCAACACAACGtgtgatttggaacattggagataACTGTGAGTTACGGGTGATGTTAGATCTACacgtcttggtgggagcaacaCAACGtgtgatttggaacattggagaaaacaGTGAGATCTACacgtcttggtgggagcaacaCAACGtgtgatttggaacattggagaaaacaGTGAGTTACGGGTGATGTAAGATCTACACGTCTTGGTGGAGGCAACACAACGTGTGATTTGGAACATTGAAGAAAACAGTGAGTTACGGGTGATGTAAGATCTACacgtcttggtgggagcaacaCAACGTGTGATTTGGAACATTAGAGAAAACAGTGAGTTACGGGTGATGTTAGATCTACACGTCTTGGTGGAAGCAACACAACGtgtgatttggaacattggagaaaacaGTGAGTTACGGGTGATGTAATATCTACACGTCTTGGTGGAGGCAACACAACGTGTGATTTGGAACATTAGAGAAAACAGTGAGTTACGGGTGATGTAAGATCTACACGTCTTGGTGGAGGCAACACAACGTGTGATTTGGAACATTAGAGAAAACAGTGAGTTACGGGTGATGTTAGATCTACACGTCTTGGTGGAAGCAACACAACGtgtgatttggaacattggagaaaacaGTGAGTTACGGGTGATGTAATATCTACACGAACGCGCACATGTATTTGCTACACGTTCactcatctagaacactgtatcatCATCAGGTGGACTGGGTGCTAAGACCAGAAGACGTGGAACAAGCCAGTAGCAGACATGACGTGGAAGGGATCGACTCCCATGGCTATGACctggtcaacaggatgctgaaAGCGGACGACCTGCAGCTGCCAGAGCTGGATGCTGACATCGTCTACGTCACCTGGAACATGGAGCTCGTGCGCATGTTGCGAAAACACCGTCTGGCTCAACGAGTGCCTTGGCTGGACCCTAAGGTATGGTTGGCACAAAGAGTCAACAATCCCAAAAAGGCATGAAAAAATCAGTTGCCTTGGTTGGACCCTAAggtattttcattttcattgtcattactttattgACCAATCGCAGGGAAATCCGGGGCCCTTcccagggcctcacatccatgagaggtagcataggacaaatgtcctggccaatgtaaaagtgataggacatttgtcctgaacaaaaacaaatcaataggacattttttttccGAAACACAAAACGTAAATAtaattaaacttgactagtttcttggCACGAGGGTAAACGAACAAAAATACTGTTCTTGGCAAAAAGTGAGCAGCTTTGACTGCCACAGCTGCccccttttcttgttttgtcagctGTCGGGTTTCAActatctccttgtctctctggaGAGATGGCATTTGCACACTAGTCTAATAGCATGGTCTTTGGTTTCTTGATGATCGGTAAGGGCCGATTTGTGAAAGTTCGAACAGCCAACGGTAAAAGTGTTGGACTTCCCTGTGTGCTGACATGAGGTGCAAAACATAAGTTTCCTCTCTGGGTCATGCGACATCCACGGGAATGATGTCGCCCAGCTTAAGACGAAGTTACgcgtgggggtgagggagggggtagtgtctttcttcggctccgatgtttgaccatcgcgatcgacattctcacctgggcgatcgggctctaactgctctggggctggaggaagttcagtttccgtgctactgacagatgatgagggaagggacttgaagtgtaatttcttctgtcccttttctgggatcagttttcgtttaggcggcatgtttgttattttcgggGAAAGCGCGAAAGGAGACAACTCTCAACTGGCTTCGAGCATTCCGAGTTGCGAGCCTTGGAAACTCTTTGGTACTAGAGGTACAAAGTGTCTaatttcgtctgctacacatcgcttcgcaatacatcgataaaatagcattcaaactactgtaaattgagaagtactgacgatgtccggatcaaatgatagaataatcggacattgaccactttgtgacaaaaacaataggacatttgtcctcctgcatgaaaaatgtataggacatttgaaaaaaatatcctcatatgtccgatgtccgacgtggatgtgaggccctgccTTCCTCCCAGTATGTTGTCGGAGCGTATAATGATTGACAAATCAAAACGTAATGTTCACAGCTAGATATGTCGAACCAGCGGACGTTTAAGTGCAGAGACAAACACTAATAAGAccaaacttatctgacaaaatgttcagcCGCTTGCAAAATGTAGCGCCACAATGTCTCACAACTCCATTCGTTCTCAGGTCTCGCTGGCGGAGGTGTACCGCCACGTCCTCAAGGCATTGTTCAAGCCCACTCCACATTTACAAGCCAAGATAGACGACATGCACAGGTACCGACCCCCAGACACCAAGCTGGTCTGCGCCCAGATCCGCATCGGAGGCAGCACGGACTTCAGCGACACGGAGACCTTCAACTCCCTGCAAGGCGTCCAGAACCTCATGGCGTTCTTGCGGCAGTACAACGACACCGTTCGTTACAGGATTCTGTTTGCGTCTGACAATGTGCAAGTAAGAGTGGGGCGGGgggatggtggtggggggggggggggtaaggggggggggtgatggagggggggaagggggtaggGAAGGAGAAAGTGGGAGGGGGAGCAAGAAGGAGAGAAAGtggtgtgtatgtaagtgcgtgtgtgtgtggggtgggtgtgggtgtgtgtgtgggggtgggtgtgggggtgggtgtgggtgtgtgtgtgggggtgggtgtgtgtgtgcgagtgtgtgtgtgtttctgtgtctgtgtgcctctaTAGGGCCGGActtcaaacacagacacacgaatGTTACTTTTTAACCGAAATTGTTGGCCAAAGACGCTTGAGACAGATTCAACctttttattgattttgattACTTGTTTAAAAGATGTTTAAGTTGAATCTCCGCGACGAAAttattttcagtaaaataaatGATTACAGCGAATATTTGCCGCACTATGAATTAAAATAATGTAAAGGTAATCTTGCATCTTGCTTTGCTTTTTTGCAGGCACTAAACATTGGAAAGCAAAAATTCCCAGAAACCTTCATGCAGTCAGCAGGGCCCATCACCCACGTAGACAGATACAAAGGTCACGACGCATGCGCAGGTTTTGGGCGCGCCATCTTGGATCAAGTGATGTTGGCTACGTGCGATGTTCTTGTCATCTCTGAAAGCGGGCTGGGGAAGATTGCCGCCTTTCTAAGGAACACGGACGATGATCTGTATTTGTTCCATGATTCAAAGGTCAGCGTCTTCCGCCGAGATCTCAGGTTCCCAAATAGATTGTTCTGGTAGTAGACGCTTTTTGGAAATaattctgtcgggtttgtaggGGTTGTGAAAGAGGGAGTACTCCTAGTCCGACATTTGCGCAGACAAACATTACCATGTGCTTCATgtacacgtgtttcagacacgaTCTCTCgcaagtgactggcctgtaatttGACGTAGGAAAGTTTCCCCATGTGAAATTATTTAccaatacttcttcttcttctacgttcgtgGGCTTAAACTCCGTACGTggtttacgtgtatggccgtttttaccccgccatgtaggcagccatacgccgctttcggaggaagcatgctgggatgattctataacccaacgaactctgacatggattacatgatcttttccgtgcgcacttggtcttgtgcttgcgtgtacacacgaagggggttaagtcactagctggtctgcacatacgttgacctgggagatcggacaaatctccaccttgACCACCagacgcggccgggattcgaacccatacAAATGTGTTTACAAATGAAGATTATAGCCTTTTTAtctcacatgtgtgtgtgtgttggtgtgtgtgttggtgtgtgtgttgg from Littorina saxatilis isolate snail1 linkage group LG4, US_GU_Lsax_2.0, whole genome shotgun sequence includes these protein-coding regions:
- the LOC138963622 gene encoding uncharacterized protein codes for the protein MKLSRTLRVLLRSKGAFWLLIVVLAWVIIGLLQVGYPRRSSKSYLQTFSSNEDKKTRKVTNVASNFNDFPRNVHNVAHDLNHVAGEEKEAAGDPVLVSDLKDDHYDGDGDSNNVANDVINVASDLRLVNDAAKDVVTDLDDPVNHRADMESESIDVIYIEQAKLDQEHNNSTAKRSASEKKLSKKPSGTPGVKDANKHDRHIRGDNRHVIPADDVKHDVKGPHFQAKGKIRGKGYPLRNVKRKDVGTDSDHTGQVARPKSAVTLTAPNAARIKRHRRAILYSCNKITICGGWADRQKGVVSAYVLSVLLDRDFKLDMPRPCDVSVFLEPNKVDWVLRPEDVEQASSRHDVEGIDSHGYDLVNRMLKADDLQLPELDADIVYVTWNMELVRMLRKHRLAQRVPWLDPKVSLAEVYRHVLKALFKPTPHLQAKIDDMHRYRPPDTKLVCAQIRIGGSTDFSDTETFNSLQGVQNLMAFLRQYNDTVRYRILFASDNVQALNIGKQKFPETFMQSAGPITHVDRYKGHDACAGFGRAILDQVMLATCDVLVISESGLGKIAAFLRNTDDDLYLFHDSKVSVFRRDLRFPNRLFW